The nucleotide window TGataccggatatctgtccggcaCACCAAGGAAGGCATCCGAAGAATGGCCTTCCGAATGATTCTATATTGAGGACGTCGCGCTTCCCGACCCAGTTtgaaagggtcttcctgaatttGCGAGCGTTCCGTTGAAGAAACACCACAGTTGGCGTCCTTGGAGTCTTGAAGAGGATGACAACACAGAAGTTTACCAGCTTATGAGCAAAATAAAGACGCTCGCTCAGTCTGGACTCACAATAAtcgaggtaatggcgatctcCATAGTGCGTGGGGTTCAGCCGCTACAATATAGAGGGTtgcccatgtggcactataatggaGAGGATGACGCCTCCTGCTATGGCCGGAAGGGTCCGAATACCCCCGCCGCTTTGGCCAAAATATTGGTCGGGCTATttaaaggggaggaagaggagtttcTTTGCATTAAGCGCAGAGATGGATATTCTATGTATAATCCTCCCAGTTGGGNNNNNNNNNNNNNNNNNNNNNNNNNNNNNNNNNNNNNNNNNNNNNNNNNNNNNNNNNNNNNNNNNNNNNNNNNNNNNNNNNNNNNNNNNNNNNNNNNNNNNNNNNNNNNNNNNNNNNNNNNNNCNNNNNNNNNNNNNNNNNNNNNNNNNNNNNNNNNNNNNNNNNNNNNNNNNNNNNNNNNNNNNNNNNNNNNNNNNNNNNNNNNNNNNNNNNNNNNNNNNNNNNNNNNNNNNNNNNNNNNNNNNNNNNNNNNNNNNNNNNNNNNNNNNNNNNNNNNNNNNNNNNNNNNNNNNNNNNNNNNNNNNNNNNNNNNNNNNNNNNNNNNNNNNNNNNNNNNNNNNNNNNNNNNNNNNNNNNNNNNNNNNNNNNNNNNNNNNNNNNNNNNNNNNNNNNNNNNNNNNNNNNNNNNNNNNNNNNNNNNNNNNNNNNNNNNNNNNNNNNNNNNNNNNNNNNNNNNNNNNNNNNNNNNNNNNNNNNNNNNNNNNNNNNNNNNNNNNNNNNNNNNNNNNNNNNNNNNNNNNNNNNNNNNNNNNNNNNNNNNNNNNNNNNNNNNNNNNNNNNNNNNNNNNNNNNNNNNNNNNNNNNNNNNNNNNNNNNNNNNNNNNNNNNNNNNNNNNNNNNNNNNNNNNNNNNNNNNNNNNNNNNNNNNNNNNNNNNNNNNNNNNNNNNNNNNNNNNNNNNNNNNNNNNNNNNNNNNNNNNNNNNNNNNNNNNNNNNNNNNNNNNNNNNNNNNNNNNNNNNNNNNNNNNNNNNNNNNNNNNNNNNNNNNNNNNNNNNNNNNNNNNNNNNNNNNNNNNNNNNNNNNNNNNNNNNNNNNNNNNNNNNNNNNNNNNNNNNNNNNNNNNNNNNNNNNNNNNNNNNNNNNNNNNNNNNNNNNNNNNNNNNNNNNNNNNNNNNNNNNNNNNNNNNNNNNNNNNNNNNNNNNNNNNNNNNNNNNNNNNNNNNNNNNNNNNNNNNNNNNNNNNNNNNNNNNNNNNNNNNNNNNNNNNNNNNNNNNNNNNNNNNNNNNNNNNNNNNNNNNNNNNNNNNNNNNNNNNNNNNNNNNNNNNNNNNNNNNNNNNNNNNNNNNNNNNNNNNNNNNNNNNNNNNNNNNNNNNNNNNNNNNNNNNNNNNNNNNNNNNNNNTGGAATTTTCAGCAAATGCTCCTCTCTATACTGATTGGCGACCATCTTGCTAGGATTCAATTTTGTCCAATACAAATCCACATGTTTGCTAAATCACTTAGTCCCTGTAGTAAACATGTGTAGCTTGATTTTGAATTATGCTTTGAACACAAAGTTAATTAACGCTCGATTGCCCATGTATGCTATTCTTGCTTGGACCAGAGTTTCCTACCTTCCAAATTAAATTTGAGTTTGATGTTCAGTTATTTACATAATTATAGAATACCATCTTCCATGAAAAATGCCAGCTAATTGATTTTCAGTGCTAAGTTTGATAATAAGGTTATCTGCATAAATATTGATCAATTCATATGTCAGAGCATGATATGATTTCTATATCCCTGATCAGTGACAAATGCTTGACAAGGTGTTCTATGCCAATTTTTTTCTGAGCCTGACAAAACCTTAGTATTCATCATCTTATCCAAGTTTAAGGTGTATGGGAAAACTATAGTTTCGAATGTTTTGAACTATATGATCTCTTATAGTTTGTAGTTTGGCGACGATGTCATAAAGCTTGCAGTTTGGTGATTGAAGGCCATTCTTCTGCATTACATTTGTTATATTAAGAGTACTAGCATGCAGCTTCACAAGCACAAATAAGGAGGTACTAGAGTAACCATCATACATTGAAGGATGTAATATTAGCCAGGCCCTGCACATCAAATATATATTAGATGTTAGTCGTTATGTGATTTCTCCATTATACTTTCATATAGGAGATTGCTCTCATTTCTCAGCAAGACACTAACTTTTACTTTACACACAATTCAGCTGGATGCTTACTTTTACCTCTTCTCTCTTACAGGATTATTGTTCATTTCATTTTGCACTTCACAAAATTGGAAGAATTGTTTTCTAAGCCCATGGTCTCCATCAGGACATCATACACATGTGAATGTATAATAATCCAGGGCTACGAAACGGTGGTGACATAATTTTGACTCAGGTTTTCATCAATATCAGCTATTGTATTTGTACATAGAAAAAACTCGAATCCTTAAAATACATTCTGACATATTCCACACTTTGATTTACTATGTtttggtgggggggggggggggggggagggggtatCCAGGATTTAAAATTGCTAATTTAGGTCATGTTTTACCATAGCTCCTTCCCATGTTCCTGTCAAGTTTATATGTTAATTCAACATTTTATCAAGGGTTACTTTTTGttcataaattcaaaaaatgttccctCCTTCCAAATTTGTTCACATCATCAAAATGTTCATGTGTTTTACATGTTCGAAAATTAGGAAAATGTTTGTGTTTTAGAGAAAGTATTTGTATTTTTTACATGTTCAAAACCTATCTCCACTAGGTAAAAAAAAAAACTATCTCCACCTCTTGCAAACGGTATGCGCATCGCCACGGCCGCCGCTATAGCCCTCATACAGGTCGACCACTTCTCCCGTGCCGCCAACCGCCCCTACCATTGACTCCCTTTTCTTCCTTTCCTCCTTGCCCTAGCCGCGCACAGGGAAGGCCTAGGTATGAGAAAGGTAATGCTGCACCTTACAGTTTAAGAGGTTAGCCATGTTGGCACTTTCGTCTTCCTCTAGGCCCAATGTGTAAACATTGATTTTAGCAAAATTGATTTTAAGTCCGGACATAGCTTCAAAGCATAAGAGGATGATTTTGATGGTGGTTATGCTCTGCATGTTTGGCTGGAATAAAAGGACCATGTCGTCCACGTATTGAAGATGAGAGATCCCACCAGGAAGGAGATGAGGCACCACCCCTCTCAGGTGCCTAGCCGTTTTCGCCTTGTGTAACATACCCTAAAGGGAATCAACCACCAGGTTGAAGAGCAGCGGGGATATATAGTCACCCTGACGTAGCCCTCTGTGGTTACGGAAGAAACCTCCTACCTCCCCATTGATCATAATGGCCGTCAGCCCTCCTTCAACCAACTGACAAATATGACTAATGGAACCCGATTCGAAGCCTTTGCGATGTAACACTTCCCGTGGGAATGACAAGCTCACCCTGTCATAGGATTTTTCGAAGTCGAGCTTAAGGATAACGACCggtatttttttctttttgagctCGCGGATAACTTCGTTAAGGCAAAGAACCCCTTCCAGGATAAATCTTCCCTTTAGGAAAGTAGTTTGGGCATGGCCCACAATTTTTTCTGCAATAGGGCCAAGGCGCAAGGCATAGCATTTCACCGCTAGTTTAAAGATAACATTGATAAGAGCAATGGGGCAGAATTGCGAGATCTTGTCAGCACCCGAGATTTTGGGATAAGGGCAAAAATCGTGAATTTAATCTTTTTGATGCCGACACTAAGAGAGGTTTGAGCTAGGACCAACAAGTTTTGAAGAAAGCAACAGGGAAACCATCAGGTCCGATGCGGCATCCATCTTCATTGCCCTTTAGGCAATCTCAATTTCTTCTTCCAAGAAACTAAGGGAGATGAACTCATTTTCTTGCTCAGACACCTTTTTAGATGCCTCCCACATGTTAATGGCAAGCTCGACCCTTCTGGTTTGCGACACCCCATAAGTTCCTGATAAAACTCATAGATATGCTTGGTAAGGTCTAGCAAGAAGTTAATTTTTCCCGAATCAGTGATCAATCTAGGAATGTGGGTGCGTCTTCTGTTGCCGTTAGCAATTGCGTGGAATAAACTCGTGTTAGAATCCCCTTTGATGATGCTGAGGAATCTACCCCTTTGGTTCAAGTAAATTTCATGGTGCAGTATTTTTAGGCTAACTTATTTGTTCTTGTAGAAACTAGAAAGATATGGCTAGAGGATATATGTAAATGTAAGTTTGTTGCATGTACATTTCACTTTCAGTTATATGTAGGTTATAAAAAAATTAATATTATATGTATATGAAAATGTACAGCTGGTATGAAAAAAAGTAGACATGTATCAAAAAAATGTATTAGATGTATACGAGAAATGTACAATGTGTACCAAATATATATTAGAAAATTGATAagcatgtatttgaaaaatggtAAACGTGTCTAAAAATTGTTCCTAGTATATATGAAAAAAATGTACAATGCTTATGAAAATGTATACATGTGttgaaaaaataaaaaggaaaaggGGTGAAAAAGGGAAGAAAAAACCCGAAGGAAACCAAAGAAAATCGGTAAAACCGAGGAAAGAAACAAAGGAAActaaataaaaaaaataaaaataaatataaaaataaaaaataacgAATAAAATAAAAAGGATAAAAATAATGAAATAAACAAATAAAACGGAAGAAAACAAAATAATAGCAAAGGAAAACAAAAAACGAAACCGAAGAAAAACTAGCGACCGGGCGAAGCGTATGTTTCTGAGACAGCGTGCGGGCGAACATGGGCCGGCCCGGTACTGAGCGCCTTGTAAAGAAAACGAGCGACCGCCcctcaaaagaaaaagaaaaaaagaaagcaAACGAGCGACCGGGCGGAGCGTATCTTTTTCCTCTTCTTTCTCGATCTGCAGTCGGCGcaacctcggcgaagccctcatGGCGATGGCGGTCCGCTCGGTGTGCAAGCGGCTCGGCGGCCGCGGCCTCCGCCCGTCGCTGACCGCGGCGGTGGCGCAGCATCCCCAGCCCACGCCCTCTCGGTTCCTGCACTCAACGGTAAGCCCCCCCGCCCCCTTCACGCATCGGTGGAGTcggaaccctaaccctagctatTGCGGATTCTTGATCCCCATCACGGGATGCGGGTACTAAATTAGTCGTGACCGTCGAGGTTACGTTCAGGTGGTCACTATTTTTGCAATTTGTCATGTGGTTGAACTGAATACTCTGTAAGGTGGTTGATAGGGATGCCAGATTCCAGGATCCCTAGCTAATACTGTCTTGCTGCCTGGAATTTGGGTTGCCTTCCCAAACACAAAGGGGTGCTGGGCGTTATAAATTTGAGAATTTAGAACCAAGCGTTACAATACATAGACAAATTTATTCACAATGACGGATGTGCCTTGGGTGATGTTGGTTTGGCAAAAATACTATGAAAACACCCCTCCTCATGCCATGCAACCCTGTGGATCTTTCTGCTGGAAAGATGTTTTTTTTTTCTCAAACATGGATGTATACAGAGGGATCACCTCCTGTATTGTGAATGCCGGTGACACTGTTCTATTCTGGACGGATGCTTGGGAACAAGATGGCTTGCTGATGGACCAATATGAGCACCTCTTCTCTTTTGCTCTTCCGGACGTTCTCTCAGTCCAGCAATTCATGGATCCTCAAGACCATCTGCACAACTTTCACCTGCCTCTATCCTTGGAGGCTCGGGAAAAGCTTCAGGACCTCCAAATCAAGAACAGTGCGCGGCTCGAGCCTTGGAGTCCTGATGATTGGATCTTATATTGGGGGGATGTACGATACTGGCCAAATAAGTGCTGTAGATAGATTCTGCTTCAGGCAAATACAACCCTCCCCTGTTCTGACCAGCATATGGAAATCCAAGTGAATCATGAAACAGAAGGTTTTCACTTGGTTATGGCTCATGGATAGACTGAGCACTAGGAATATGCTTAAGAGGAGGCGCTTTGATATTGGAGAGGATCTTTCTTGCCTGCTGTGTGATGATGACGTGGAAGAAACCACCATACACCTATTCTTTGCTTGCGCATTCAGTGCCTCTTGTTGGGATACCATCCATATTCATATTACCTGGGATACCACAAGGGGTCTACCTGAGATGATGAGCAATGCTGCTACTGCCAAACTGGAAATACTTGGATGGTGTGACTCCTACATTGGAAGGGTGGGCTGCTTTGATTAAGGAGGATTTAAATCAACTAAAGTTCAGGGTCTCCCCTGATCTATCTGACTTCCTAACCTCTTTTGTAAATTTCCATTGTACTCTGCATGTTTAATTAGCAACCTAGCTTTTCCTTCTCGTTTACCAAATGCTACAATCTGAATCTGAAAGAAGGGCATAATAATCCTGGGTTCAGAATTCGCTTGATAAGTTGATATGCTGCTGGTCTTAATTTACTTGCATGCTTGACTGAATTTAGCTTGGTGCTAGTGCATGCTGTCAGACTCAAGTGCTGAATGACATAAGCATTGCATTGTTTGCCAATTGATTGATTGCATGCCTCTTGAGTGCTACTGCTGTCATAAAGCATATATACCTGCTCTACTTCTGATATAAACTTCGATATTGATCTGTTCCTGATTTGGGTTAATGCGGTTTCTCCCTGTCTTGCTCTGTCAATAACAATGCAGAAGGCGGACGCAACTCGTTTGGCTGAGATCCAGCAGGTCAAAGAAGAGCTCTACCGCATGATGTCTGAAAAcagggagaagataggaaaccaGAAGGGCCTGATCAAGCACCTCTCATCCCATGTGGAGCCTAAACCTGAGGACCCCGTCTGGTATGATTTTGAGCCCGATATTGTTCTATATGCCTGTTACATTCTTGGTTTACAAGGGCTCTGATCTCTCATGAACTGCCCTGCAGGCGCTTCTATCGCAGGGCAAAATGGTACCATTTAGTCTTGATGTATAGCCCAGCATTCCTTTATGGCTACATGTCTATGTTGGATGTGCCTGATGGCAAGAAGGAGATGACGCCAGCTGAGAAGGATGATTTTAACAAGAGGATGGCCGCGTTGATGCCCAATGTAGAACTTTGAGGACAGCTAGTTGCATAGCGACTAACCCCAGCACTTTATGTAGTTGCCATTGCTCTGTTTGGACACTGCGGCTTTGTTAGACTAAATTATCCGTCATGTTCAGTGCGATTATATGTTATGGTAAGGCTGAACTAGCTGTGATGCTTGGTGAAAAGTGCTATCTTATATGTTAAGACTGAGTTATCAGTGAGAATGTTGGCTCAAGTGGTATAGTACTATGTTGATGTTATTTGGGTCTCCCTTGGCAAGTTAGTTGATTGGTTCTTTGTTTGTTTAAGGATGTGTGAGCTCTTTGCTCACACTGTATTTCGTTTGTCTGATGCATAGCTGAAAACGTGCTTGTGTGGAAAGGGTGATGACTATTTGGCTACTCTGCTGTGTTCTGTAACAACAGTAAGACATGATTGCTCTCTAACTGCCCCAGTGTGTCAAGATAATTCCATTTTTGTGACTTAGCAGTACTGTTTCATGTACCATTAATCTTTAGAGGGAATGAAGATCAGGAGTATCATAAGATGCCTGCATGTAACTTTGAATCCAGTCACAGCCATGTATGAACCAATTTTGATTGAATGATGATACTCTTTTCTGACCTCTCGTATGATCATCCTAGTCTAGCAAGCCAACATTGATTTGTTACAGCCATCAAAAGGAATCATTAGTTACACCCACCAGGTTATTCAAATGCTCATCTTAGCCTACTATGCTTGTAACTGTCTTTAGTGCCATCTCCAATGGTGTTGCATATGTACCCAGCATCATCTTCGAAAAATTCATATCTTTTCCGCAGCCCATAGAGAGCAAAGCCGATAAGTATCTTCAGGAGTACAATGACAAGCAAAACTGGGAGTTCGTTTAGTCTTGATGTCTTCACAATAACACTCTTAATCTTCTAGTACTACTACATTTTTCAGGCCTTGGATATTTTAGCTGTCAGCTGGGACATAGTGAAAGTATGATATATAGTGAATCTCAAATATCCTTAACGTTTTAAATTTGCATAGCCCTCTGTAAATTTGGCTTGCAGTTAGAGAATGGAGAGAACCGGAGTGTGGATATCGCGACAGACAACTTCATACAGAAAACACCACTGGGGAATTTTTCGGAGGCGACGGTCATCAATATTGGTCTTAATTTCTTTTAACAAAGTATTAGTGTATGAAGAAAAGTA belongs to Triticum urartu cultivar G1812 chromosome 7, Tu2.1, whole genome shotgun sequence and includes:
- the LOC125523125 gene encoding uncharacterized protein LOC125523125 gives rise to the protein MAMAVRSVCKRLGGRGLRPSLTAAVAQHPQPTPSRFLHSTKADATRLAEIQQVKEELYRMMSENREKIGNQKGLIKHLSSHVEPKPEDPVWRFYRRAKWYHLVLMYSPAFLYGYMSMLDVPDGKKEMTPAEKDDFNKRMAALMPNVEL